A single window of Pleomorphomonas sp. T1.2MG-36 DNA harbors:
- a CDS encoding alpha/beta fold hydrolase, with protein sequence MSTFRHALAAICLLIATAAPALAVPKWQQAPVPPPMPPADESGFADIDGISMFYSLYGKGKGAPILLIHGGLSSSDVWSFEVPTLSKGHEVIVADSRGQGRSTHGLSRLTYHRMAEDYVALLARLGVGKVTLVGWSDGAIIGLDIAIHHPKLLDRLFAHAPNVTPAGLTTIPEIDPPPLSDMLSLDGSDKPDPDAKARLKQEARERVFRRLWATEPNYTDADLAKIHVPTAIVIGDHDPVIRPEHAAHIAKTIPGAKLVVLKGVGHPALSQDPQQYLKAIADFMAPPPAAGAPQKASAPKPPNAGAKTAGLPSKVVLQ encoded by the coding sequence TTGTCGACATTTCGCCATGCCTTGGCAGCGATCTGCCTGCTGATTGCCACCGCCGCGCCAGCGCTGGCGGTGCCGAAGTGGCAGCAGGCGCCCGTGCCGCCGCCGATGCCTCCGGCCGATGAAAGTGGCTTTGCCGACATCGACGGCATCAGCATGTTCTATTCGCTCTACGGCAAGGGCAAGGGCGCGCCGATCCTCTTGATCCATGGCGGCCTGTCGAGCAGCGACGTCTGGAGCTTCGAGGTGCCGACGCTCTCCAAGGGGCATGAGGTGATCGTCGCCGACAGCCGGGGGCAGGGCCGCTCGACCCACGGCCTGTCGCGCCTCACCTACCACCGGATGGCCGAGGACTATGTGGCGCTGCTCGCCCGGCTCGGCGTCGGCAAGGTGACGCTGGTGGGCTGGAGCGATGGCGCCATCATCGGTCTCGATATCGCCATCCATCACCCCAAGCTGCTCGACCGCCTGTTCGCCCATGCGCCCAACGTGACGCCCGCCGGCCTGACGACGATCCCCGAGATCGATCCGCCGCCGCTGTCCGACATGCTGTCGCTCGACGGCAGCGACAAGCCCGACCCCGACGCGAAGGCAAGGCTCAAGCAGGAGGCGCGCGAGCGGGTGTTCCGGCGGCTGTGGGCGACCGAGCCGAACTACACCGACGCCGATCTCGCCAAGATCCACGTGCCCACCGCGATCGTCATCGGCGACCACGACCCGGTCATCCGTCCCGAGCACGCCGCCCATATCGCCAAGACCATCCCTGGCGCCAAGCTGGTCGTGCTGAAGGGCGTCGGTCATCCTGCCCTGTCGCAGGACCCCCAGCAGTATCTGAAGGCGATCGCCGACTTCATGGCGCCTCCGCCTGCCGCCGGGGCGCCGCAGAAGGCGTCCGCGCCAAAGCCGCCGAACGCGGGGGCGAAAACGGCCGGTCTCCCGAGCAAGGTCGTTCTCCAGTAG
- a CDS encoding GNAT family N-acetyltransferase, which produces MEFRIDPFPTETDIEPLWRAAWGGPPPRLADILPRSLGHIGAYDGDVIVGFVNIAWDGGVHAFILDTCVHPDFRRQGVATRLVNEAERIARQRGAQWLHVDFEPHLETFYRACGFRPTAAGLIDLRST; this is translated from the coding sequence CTGGAGTTCCGGATAGACCCGTTTCCCACCGAGACCGACATCGAGCCCCTCTGGCGCGCCGCCTGGGGCGGTCCGCCGCCGCGCCTTGCCGACATCCTGCCGCGCTCGCTTGGCCACATCGGCGCCTATGACGGCGACGTCATCGTCGGCTTCGTCAACATCGCCTGGGACGGCGGCGTTCACGCCTTCATCCTCGACACCTGCGTCCATCCCGATTTCCGCCGGCAGGGCGTCGCCACGCGCCTCGTCAACGAAGCCGAGCGGATCGCCCGGCAGCGCGGCGCCCAGTGGCTGCACGTCGATTTCGAGCCCCACCTCGAAACCTTCTATCGCGCCTGCGGCTTCCGCCCCACCGCCGCCGGACTGATCGACCTTCGGTCGACCTGA
- a CDS encoding BCCT family transporter, with protein sequence MFKRFIINPPVFFGSVIVIAIFLAVGVVFPTRAAAIFKSLQTSILSAFGWLYLLSVGIFLITVLLLCMGRYGRLKLGPDNSTPDFRFVSWIAMLFAAGMGIGLMFYAVGEPMTHFMAPPTAEPRSIAAMREAMSVTFFHWGIHAWAIYAVVGLSLAYFGYRYNLPLTIRSGLYPLLKERINGPIGHAVDIFAIVGTVFGIATSLGLGVSQINAGLNYLLGVEVGLAVQLPLIIVITGLATVSVVSGLDRGVRILSETNLVLAILLMLFVLVVGPTNLIFRDFVQNLGLYLDTLVLRTFNIYAYEPTPWIDAWTLFYWAWWISWSPFVGMFIARISRGRTVREFITAVLFIPAGFTFFWMTVFGNTGIFIDTGVAAGDLGRAIAADVSVGLFRFFEYLPFPGLTSTLAVLLVAVFFVTSSDSGSLVVDSIAAGGETQTTTGQRIFWCALEGIVAASLLMAGGLGALQSATVASALPFTFVMLALVWSLFVGMRADLAQQAHRVAAPVAQPAAGVTWQRRLGLILHAPTETEVRRFMASDVRQALTQVAKELSERGRETVVVDEDNGSIALRSPAEGVRDFVYGVSLHAKRLASFSPLDTSNPEYRYEARTYFSSGGSGYNVTNMSRDQLIADILVQFERYLHLVRSPEVQLVQGAPEHENGH encoded by the coding sequence ATGTTCAAGCGCTTCATCATCAATCCACCGGTCTTCTTCGGTTCGGTCATCGTCATTGCCATCTTTCTGGCCGTCGGCGTGGTTTTCCCCACTCGCGCCGCCGCGATCTTCAAGAGCCTGCAAACGAGCATTCTCAGCGCCTTCGGCTGGCTCTACCTGCTGTCGGTCGGCATATTCCTGATCACCGTTCTGCTGCTCTGCATGGGGCGCTACGGTCGGCTGAAGCTCGGCCCCGACAACTCGACGCCCGATTTCCGCTTCGTATCCTGGATCGCCATGCTGTTCGCAGCCGGCATGGGCATCGGCCTGATGTTCTACGCCGTCGGCGAACCGATGACGCACTTCATGGCCCCGCCGACGGCCGAGCCGCGCTCCATCGCCGCCATGCGCGAGGCGATGAGCGTCACCTTCTTTCACTGGGGCATCCACGCCTGGGCGATCTACGCCGTGGTCGGGTTGTCGCTGGCCTACTTCGGCTACCGCTACAATCTGCCGCTCACCATCCGCTCGGGCCTCTACCCGCTCCTGAAGGAGCGCATCAACGGGCCGATCGGCCATGCCGTCGACATCTTCGCCATCGTCGGCACCGTCTTCGGCATCGCTACCTCGCTTGGCCTCGGCGTCTCGCAGATCAATGCCGGCCTCAACTATCTCCTCGGCGTCGAGGTCGGGCTCGCCGTCCAGCTGCCGCTGATCATCGTCATCACCGGCCTGGCAACGGTGTCGGTCGTCAGCGGCCTCGACCGGGGCGTGCGCATCCTGTCAGAGACCAACCTCGTCCTCGCCATCCTCCTGATGCTGTTCGTTCTGGTGGTCGGCCCCACCAACCTGATCTTCCGCGATTTCGTGCAGAATCTCGGCCTCTACCTCGACACCCTGGTCCTGCGCACCTTCAACATCTACGCCTACGAACCGACGCCCTGGATCGACGCCTGGACGCTGTTCTACTGGGCATGGTGGATTTCCTGGTCGCCGTTCGTCGGCATGTTCATCGCCCGCATCTCGCGCGGCCGCACCGTGCGGGAGTTCATCACCGCCGTGCTGTTCATTCCTGCCGGTTTCACCTTCTTCTGGATGACGGTGTTCGGCAACACGGGCATCTTCATCGACACCGGCGTCGCCGCCGGCGATCTCGGCCGCGCCATCGCCGCCGACGTTTCGGTAGGTCTGTTCCGCTTCTTCGAGTACCTGCCGTTCCCCGGCCTGACCTCGACGCTGGCCGTCCTTCTGGTCGCGGTGTTCTTCGTCACCTCGTCGGACTCCGGCTCGCTGGTCGTCGACTCCATCGCCGCCGGAGGCGAGACCCAGACGACCACCGGCCAGCGCATCTTCTGGTGCGCCCTCGAAGGCATCGTCGCTGCCAGCCTGCTCATGGCCGGCGGGCTTGGCGCGCTGCAATCGGCCACCGTTGCCAGCGCCCTGCCCTTCACCTTCGTCATGCTGGCGCTGGTCTGGTCGCTGTTCGTCGGCATGCGCGCAGATCTGGCGCAGCAGGCGCACCGGGTGGCTGCCCCCGTCGCCCAGCCAGCGGCAGGCGTCACCTGGCAACGCCGCCTCGGCCTCATCCTGCATGCGCCGACCGAGACCGAGGTTCGCCGGTTCATGGCCAGCGACGTCAGGCAGGCGTTGACCCAGGTCGCCAAGGAACTGTCGGAGCGTGGCCGCGAGACGGTGGTCGTCGACGAGGACAATGGCTCCATCGCCCTGCGCTCGCCGGCTGAAGGCGTGCGCGATTTCGTCTACGGGGTCAGCCTGCACGCCAAGCGCCTGGCCAGCTTCTCGCCGCTCGACACCAGCAACCCGGAATACCGGTACGAAGCGCGCACCTACTTTTCCAGCGGCGGCAGCGGCTACAACGTCACCAACATGTCGCGCGACCAGTTGATCGCCGACATCCTGGTGCAGTTCGAGCGCTACCTTCACCTGGTCAGGTCGCCGGAGGTTCAGCTCGTGCAGGGCGCGCCGGAACATGAGAACGGGCACTGA
- a CDS encoding glutathione S-transferase N-terminal domain-containing protein, translating to MSLISENPVLFVKHTCPFCLKVRLYLLEAGLLGGVTLRVSRTPEEEDAMKAELSPHLAKVSYPTLRLGDTYMTESDDIIAHFVSEGGPAPAQLPTLRAYVDGPFTQLLALHRENAELKRA from the coding sequence ATGTCGCTCATTTCCGAAAATCCGGTGCTGTTCGTCAAGCACACCTGTCCGTTCTGCCTGAAGGTCCGCCTCTATCTGCTGGAGGCCGGCCTCCTCGGCGGCGTCACCTTGCGCGTGAGCCGCACGCCCGAGGAGGAGGACGCCATGAAGGCGGAGCTGTCGCCTCACCTTGCCAAGGTCAGCTACCCCACGCTGCGCCTTGGCGACACCTACATGACGGAGTCGGACGACATCATCGCCCATTTCGTCAGCGAAGGCGGACCGGCGCCGGCACAGCTGCCGACGCTCCGGGCCTATGTCGACGGGCCGTTCACGCAGCTTCTGGCGCTTCACAGGGAGAACGCCGAGCTGAAGCGGGCGTGA
- a CDS encoding sugar ABC transporter substrate-binding protein yields MTSFSSDRWSLSGVSRRRLLLAGAAGSLVLVSGVVPVFAAGKKPKVGLVMKSLANEFFKQMQAGAEKYAEENKDKFDFKAVGMKDERDFASQVDAVENFVTQKYDIIVVAPADSKAMVTPLAKAVKAGVAVINIDVELDKDAKKKAGIDLAFFGPDNREGALLAGNALAKELGEGGKVVILEGNPEADNAQQRKKGFDDAVAAGKLQLLDSKTAHWETEEANTLMTNFLTKHNDIQGVMAANDSMALGVVKALDSAGLAGKIKVVGFDNIPAVQPLIKAGKMLATVEQYGAQMAAMGIEYGLRQMAGETFTGWVKTDIKLITAADL; encoded by the coding sequence ATGACTTCATTTTCTTCGGACAGGTGGAGTCTGTCTGGTGTAAGCCGTCGCCGGCTGCTGCTGGCCGGCGCCGCCGGATCGCTGGTACTGGTTTCGGGCGTCGTTCCGGTGTTCGCCGCCGGCAAGAAGCCCAAGGTCGGGCTGGTCATGAAGTCGCTCGCCAACGAGTTCTTCAAGCAGATGCAGGCCGGCGCCGAGAAATACGCCGAAGAGAACAAGGACAAGTTCGACTTCAAGGCCGTCGGCATGAAGGACGAACGCGACTTTGCCTCTCAGGTCGACGCCGTCGAGAACTTCGTCACCCAGAAATACGACATCATCGTCGTCGCCCCGGCCGATTCCAAGGCCATGGTCACGCCGCTCGCCAAGGCCGTTAAGGCTGGCGTCGCCGTCATCAACATCGACGTCGAGCTCGACAAGGACGCCAAGAAGAAGGCCGGCATCGACCTCGCCTTCTTCGGCCCGGACAACCGCGAAGGCGCTCTCCTCGCCGGCAACGCGCTGGCCAAGGAACTCGGCGAAGGTGGCAAGGTGGTCATCCTCGAGGGCAACCCGGAGGCCGACAACGCCCAGCAGCGCAAGAAGGGCTTCGACGATGCCGTCGCCGCCGGCAAGCTTCAGTTGCTCGACAGCAAGACGGCTCACTGGGAGACCGAGGAAGCCAACACGCTGATGACCAACTTCCTCACCAAGCACAACGACATCCAGGGCGTCATGGCGGCCAACGACTCCATGGCCCTCGGCGTCGTCAAGGCACTCGACAGCGCCGGTCTCGCTGGCAAGATCAAGGTGGTCGGCTTCGACAACATCCCGGCCGTGCAACCGTTGATCAAGGCCGGCAAGATGCTGGCGACCGTCGAGCAGTACGGCGCCCAGATGGCCGCCATGGGCATCGAGTACGGCCTGCGCCAGATGGCCGGCGAGACGTTCACCGGCTGGGTGAAGACCGACATCAAGCTGATCACCGCCGCCGATCTCTGA
- a CDS encoding ABC transporter permease, producing MPEGTESVGERKPATVWDNFLRISMREAGVAIALVIIVLFFSATAPYFATPENFLKIFVQIAINTVLAAGMTFVILTGGIDLSVGSVLALCTVVGATIMVREDLSPWMSIPLALLACMATGAACGAINGWVCEKWKLPSFIVTLGMLNVASGLARVVSDNSTITGLPQAFVDFGNQIYFGVLPSIFLIAIVVILIGWFVLRFTVFGRFVFAIGTNEEAVRLSGHNPRVFKIAVFTISGLTAGIAAMVFLLRLNVGSPIAGIGYELNAIAAVIIGGTSLSGGKGSIIGTLVGACILQVLATGLQLLGAEDNVKPIVIGTVIVLAVVLDTYRNRYLRKLEAR from the coding sequence GTGCCCGAGGGAACTGAAAGCGTCGGCGAGCGCAAGCCGGCAACCGTGTGGGACAACTTCCTGCGCATCTCGATGCGCGAGGCGGGCGTCGCCATCGCGCTGGTGATCATCGTGCTGTTCTTCTCGGCGACGGCGCCCTATTTCGCGACGCCCGAGAACTTCCTGAAGATCTTCGTGCAGATCGCCATCAACACGGTGCTGGCCGCCGGCATGACCTTCGTCATCCTGACGGGCGGCATCGACCTGTCGGTCGGCTCGGTCCTGGCCCTCTGCACCGTGGTCGGCGCCACCATCATGGTGCGCGAGGACCTGTCGCCGTGGATGTCCATCCCGCTGGCGCTTCTCGCCTGCATGGCGACGGGGGCGGCCTGCGGCGCCATCAACGGCTGGGTCTGCGAGAAGTGGAAGCTGCCCTCGTTCATCGTGACGCTGGGCATGCTGAACGTCGCCAGCGGCCTTGCCCGCGTCGTCTCCGACAACTCCACCATCACCGGCCTGCCGCAGGCCTTCGTCGACTTCGGCAACCAGATCTACTTCGGCGTCCTTCCCTCGATCTTCCTGATCGCCATCGTCGTCATCCTGATCGGCTGGTTCGTCCTGCGCTTCACGGTGTTCGGCCGCTTCGTCTTCGCCATCGGCACCAACGAGGAGGCGGTGCGCCTGTCCGGCCACAATCCGCGCGTCTTCAAGATCGCCGTGTTCACGATCAGCGGGCTGACCGCCGGCATCGCCGCCATGGTGTTCCTCCTGCGCCTCAACGTCGGCAGCCCGATCGCCGGCATCGGCTACGAGCTCAACGCCATCGCGGCGGTGATCATCGGCGGCACGTCGCTGTCGGGCGGCAAGGGCTCGATCATCGGCACGCTGGTCGGCGCCTGCATTCTTCAGGTGCTGGCGACCGGCCTGCAACTGCTCGGCGCCGAGGACAACGTCAAGCCGATCGTCATCGGCACGGTCATCGTGCTCGCCGTGGTGCTCGACACCTACCGCAACCGCTACCTGCGCAAGCTGGAGGCGCGCTGA
- a CDS encoding LacI family DNA-binding transcriptional regulator, with product MKPRTTIRDVARKAGVSVGTVSRVVNGHPSVTEAKKRIVDEVIAELGFQPDAAAQGLRRGTNRTLGVVIPDLRNPFFADLMQHIELRAKERGYSVLFASSDEQVDSEADLIASLARSKVEGVVVVPSNRASSLANPEGVRLVVVDRRIAGHPFVAADHRAGARMAAEYLVSLGHRRIACISGPENAFVARERLAGFMDVMAPRLADAGLDPAAWIVSAPFNYEGGREAAKVLLADDGPKPTAVFACSDQQAIGVLRVAFDRHIAIPGELSVVGFDGILVSDLVVPRVTTAVQPVASIARCATDLLIGGEALDASASHIFPCAMALRETCAPPR from the coding sequence GTGAAACCGCGCACGACAATCCGTGACGTTGCCAGGAAGGCCGGCGTGTCAGTCGGCACGGTCTCGCGGGTCGTCAACGGGCATCCGTCGGTCACCGAGGCCAAGAAGCGCATCGTCGACGAGGTCATCGCCGAGCTGGGCTTCCAGCCCGATGCGGCCGCCCAGGGCCTCAGGCGCGGCACCAACCGCACCCTCGGCGTCGTCATTCCCGACCTGCGCAACCCCTTCTTCGCCGATCTCATGCAGCACATCGAGCTGCGCGCCAAGGAGCGCGGCTACAGCGTGCTGTTCGCCAGTTCCGACGAACAGGTCGACAGCGAGGCCGACCTGATCGCCAGCCTCGCCCGCAGCAAGGTCGAGGGCGTGGTGGTGGTGCCGAGCAACCGGGCCAGCTCGCTCGCCAACCCCGAGGGCGTGCGCCTCGTCGTCGTCGATCGCCGCATCGCCGGCCATCCCTTCGTGGCGGCCGACCATCGCGCCGGTGCCCGCATGGCCGCCGAATACCTGGTGTCGCTCGGCCACCGGCGCATCGCCTGCATCTCCGGCCCCGAGAACGCCTTCGTCGCCCGCGAACGGCTCGCCGGCTTCATGGACGTGATGGCGCCCCGCCTCGCCGACGCCGGCCTCGACCCCGCCGCCTGGATCGTCTCGGCGCCGTTCAACTACGAGGGCGGACGCGAGGCGGCCAAGGTGCTGCTCGCCGACGATGGACCGAAGCCGACGGCGGTGTTCGCCTGTTCCGACCAGCAGGCGATCGGCGTGCTGCGCGTCGCCTTCGACCGTCACATCGCCATACCCGGCGAGCTGTCGGTCGTCGGCTTCGACGGCATCCTGGTTTCCGATCTGGTGGTGCCGCGCGTGACGACGGCCGTCCAACCCGTCGCATCGATCGCCAGATGCGCCACCGACCTCTTGATCGGCGGCGAGGCGCTCGACGCGTCGGCGAGCCACATCTTCCCCTGCGCCATGGCGCTGCGCGAAACCTGCGCCCCGCCGCGCTGA
- a CDS encoding sugar ABC transporter ATP-binding protein gives MTTDSNEAAPALEADAAARHDPDTGPILKLQGVGKRFPGVVALRNVTFDIMRGEGHVLLGENGAGKSTLINLLGGLFSPDEGSIWFNGAPYSPASPLEAFAKGIRVVHQELNLLSNLTVAENLLFEHLPSRRGLVNYREMNRRAAELLAEVGLDISPSTVVSRLGVAQMQLIEIAKALAHESKLLVLDEPTATLTSKEVDRLFEILHRLKQRKVTTLYISHRLQEIYEVGDRVTVLRDGQHVTTRPLQGLGIPDIVRLMVGRTIADQGVFREDVQPTGEALAVEDLRLTATSPPIDFSVAKGEIVGIAGLVGSGRTEAVRAIFGADPRAAGTIRVNGSPVSIASPKDAVAAGICLMTEDRKQQGLLLEMSCAENITITDLKRLSRNGLLDRAQENAAAERLVASLRVKTPTIFQKVGTFSGGNQQKVVIAKWLYRGSSVLICDEPTRGIDVGAKVEIYELMGQLAAEGKGILVVSSDLPELMSICHRILVFSNGRLAGEVPRAEFDQNRILSLAYEEYGRARGN, from the coding sequence ATGACCACAGATTCCAATGAAGCGGCGCCGGCCCTCGAAGCCGATGCCGCCGCGCGGCACGATCCCGACACCGGCCCCATCCTGAAGCTTCAGGGCGTCGGCAAGCGCTTTCCGGGCGTCGTCGCCCTGCGCAACGTCACCTTCGACATCATGCGCGGCGAGGGCCACGTGCTGCTCGGCGAGAACGGCGCCGGCAAGTCGACGCTGATCAATCTGCTCGGCGGCCTCTTCTCGCCCGACGAAGGCAGCATCTGGTTCAACGGCGCCCCCTACAGCCCCGCCTCGCCGCTGGAGGCCTTCGCTAAGGGCATCCGCGTCGTCCACCAGGAGCTCAATCTCCTCTCCAACCTGACCGTTGCCGAGAACCTGCTGTTCGAGCACCTGCCGAGCCGGCGCGGCCTCGTGAACTACCGCGAGATGAACCGGCGCGCCGCCGAGCTTCTGGCCGAGGTCGGCCTCGACATTTCGCCATCCACCGTCGTGAGCCGGCTCGGCGTCGCCCAGATGCAGCTGATCGAGATCGCCAAGGCGCTCGCCCATGAAAGCAAGCTCTTGGTGCTCGACGAGCCGACGGCGACGCTGACCTCCAAGGAGGTCGACCGCCTGTTCGAGATCCTGCACCGCCTCAAGCAACGCAAGGTCACCACGCTCTACATCTCGCACCGCCTGCAGGAGATCTACGAGGTGGGCGACCGCGTCACGGTGCTGCGCGACGGCCAGCACGTGACGACACGGCCACTCCAGGGCCTCGGCATTCCCGACATCGTCCGCCTGATGGTCGGCCGCACCATCGCCGACCAGGGCGTGTTCCGCGAGGACGTCCAGCCCACGGGCGAAGCGCTCGCCGTCGAGGATCTTCGCCTGACCGCGACGAGCCCGCCGATCGATTTCTCGGTCGCCAAGGGCGAGATCGTCGGCATCGCCGGTCTGGTCGGCAGCGGCCGGACCGAGGCTGTCAGGGCGATCTTCGGCGCCGATCCCAGGGCCGCCGGCACCATCCGCGTCAATGGCAGCCCCGTCTCCATCGCCTCGCCCAAGGACGCCGTGGCTGCCGGCATCTGCTTGATGACCGAGGACCGCAAGCAGCAGGGGCTGCTGCTCGAAATGAGCTGCGCGGAAAACATCACGATCACCGATCTGAAGCGGTTGTCGCGCAACGGACTGCTCGACCGCGCCCAGGAGAATGCCGCGGCGGAGCGGCTGGTCGCCAGCCTGCGCGTCAAGACGCCGACCATCTTCCAGAAGGTCGGCACCTTCTCCGGCGGCAACCAGCAGAAGGTGGTGATCGCCAAGTGGCTTTATCGCGGATCGAGCGTACTGATCTGCGACGAGCCGACCCGCGGCATCGACGTGGGCGCCAAGGTGGAAATCTACGAGCTGATGGGGCAGCTCGCGGCCGAGGGAAAGGGCATCCTCGTGGTGTCCTCGGATCTGCCCGAGCTGATGTCCATCTGCCACCGCATCCTGGTCTTCTCCAACGGGCGCCTTGCCGGCGAGGTACCGCGCGCCGAGTTCGACCAGAACCGCATTCTCTCGCTTGCCTATGAGGAGTATGGACGTGCCCGAGGGAACTGA